The nucleotide sequence GTCAGGGTGGCGGCGTGCTTGCCCGAGAGAACGCCTTCGCCCTCCGCTTCGACCCCAATCATCCGCACCGAGGTGTCGCCAATGAAATCGTGAAAGAGGCCCATTGCGTTGGAGCCGCCGCCCACACAGGCCATCAAAATGTCGGGTAAACCGTTCCACTTCTCCACACATTGAGATCGCGTCTCTTGACCAATCACCGCGTGAAAGTCCCGCACAATCATCGGATAGGGATGCGGCCCGGCCACTGACCCCAAAATATAGTGAGTCGTTTCGACATTGGTGACCCAGTCACGAATCGCTTCTGAAGTAGCGTCTTTCAAGGTGCCGGTGCCAGCCGTGACAGGGCTCACCTCGGCCCCCATTAAGCGCATCCGAAAGACATTGAGGGCTTGCCGCTCCATATCTTGCACGCCCATGTAGATGACGCACTTAATGCCAAACCGGGCGCAAACGGTCGCGGTCGCGACGCCATGCTGTCCGGCTCCCGTTTCCGCGATGACGCGCTCTTTGCCCATGCGCTTAGCCAACAGCACCTGTCCCAGCGCATTGTTAATCTTGTGAGCACCCGTGTGATTCAGATCTTCCCGCTTTAAGTAAATTTGTGGGCCGCTGCCGTCGGGACGGACGTAATGAGCCGTCAGACGCTCAGCGAAGTAAAGCGGGGTAGCGCGGCCAACATAATCACGAAGTAAGCCATCTAGCTCGGCTTTGAAATCTTCGGTGTC is from Leptolyngbya iicbica LK and encodes:
- the trpB gene encoding tryptophan synthase subunit beta; protein product: MTQTPLSPSNLESTPLSQLSADALALSARPDPLGRFGQFGGKYVPETLMPALAELEEAYYRYRDTEDFKAELDGLLRDYVGRATPLYFAERLTAHYVRPDGSGPQIYLKREDLNHTGAHKINNALGQVLLAKRMGKERVIAETGAGQHGVATATVCARFGIKCVIYMGVQDMERQALNVFRMRLMGAEVSPVTAGTGTLKDATSEAIRDWVTNVETTHYILGSVAGPHPYPMIVRDFHAVIGQETRSQCVEKWNGLPDILMACVGGGSNAMGLFHDFIGDTSVRMIGVEAEGEGVLSGKHAATLTQGRVGVLHGAMSYLLQDSNGQVQEAHSISAGLDYPGVGPEHSYLKEIGRAEYYSVTDQQALDALQLVSQLEGIIPALETAHAFAYLETLCPQLSDDPRIVINCSGRGDKDVQTVAKALGNLS